The Dyadobacter subterraneus genome window below encodes:
- the rhuM gene encoding virulence protein RhuM/Fic/DOC family protein: MENQIEIYQSQDGQTQIEVKFGEETVWLDAHSLAEIFSVQRPAVVKHINNIYKSSELDPAATCSKMEQVAADGKKRRMHLYNLDVIISVGYRVNSTKATQFRQWATQRLKDYLIQGYAINEKRLSQKQQEVQTLRDGIRILSRAIETKMGHADLTLLDHFAKGLELLDDYDHEKLDSKGITTRQAKFPDLSDYRNIIESMRRDFDSDIFGKEKDDSFQSSVAQISKGFGDIDFYPSIEEKAATLLYLIIKNHSFIDGNKRIAAACFLLFLENNDLLKSGTGVALISNEALASLTLFAAASKPEEMETVKKLIISVLNRNH; the protein is encoded by the coding sequence ATGGAAAATCAAATAGAAATATATCAAAGCCAGGACGGACAAACTCAGATAGAAGTAAAATTTGGAGAAGAAACCGTATGGCTTGACGCTCATTCGTTGGCTGAGATATTCTCGGTTCAGCGTCCAGCTGTCGTAAAACATATTAATAATATATACAAATCTAGTGAGTTAGATCCTGCTGCAACTTGTTCCAAAATGGAACAGGTTGCAGCAGACGGAAAGAAAAGAAGGATGCATTTGTATAACCTGGATGTAATAATATCTGTTGGTTACAGGGTGAATTCAACAAAAGCTACTCAGTTTCGGCAATGGGCAACACAGCGTTTAAAAGATTATCTGATCCAAGGTTATGCGATTAACGAGAAACGGTTGAGTCAAAAGCAGCAAGAGGTACAGACCCTGAGGGATGGAATCCGAATATTAAGCCGCGCAATTGAAACAAAAATGGGCCATGCAGATCTGACATTGCTCGATCACTTCGCCAAAGGTCTTGAGTTACTAGACGATTACGATCATGAAAAATTGGATTCGAAGGGCATCACGACACGGCAGGCAAAGTTCCCGGATTTATCGGATTACAGAAATATAATTGAGAGTATGAGAAGGGATTTCGACTCTGATATTTTTGGTAAGGAAAAGGATGATAGCTTTCAGAGCTCTGTGGCACAAATCAGTAAAGGGTTTGGAGATATCGACTTCTATCCTTCAATTGAAGAAAAAGCAGCTACATTACTCTATCTGATCATTAAGAACCATTCATTTATTGATGGAAACAAACGAATTGCTGCGGCTTGTTTTCTGTTATTCTTAGAAAATAATGATCTTTTAAAATCGGGAACCGGGGTAGCACTTATAAGTAATGAAGCTCTTGCAAGTCTAACACTTTTCGCTGCCGCCAGCAAACCTGAGGAAATGGAAACGGTTAAGAAGTTAATTATTAGTGTGTTAAATAGGAATCATTAA
- a CDS encoding site-specific integrase, which yields MLENSFGMLFYLKHAKNQKDGLRYVYLRITVDGKSAELSTKQLWSPSSWSIDAGRAIGNKEDSRTLNAYLDTLSSKVFQAKKMLIEDDKELSAEALKNILLGKSTETRTILEVFQYHNEQMEALVGKEFAPLTLSRYKTALEHTRSFIQWKYKMDDRQIRDLDFEFISEFSFWLRSARGCNHNSAIKYMSNLKKIVLICVNNKWLKKDPFQGFKLTKKEVVKNPLSRAELKRLTDKEFDMDRLSNVRDIFLFCCYTGLAYVDVKQLKRSDIVTGMDGDLWIDTTRQKTDAATRIPLLPTALEIMKRYEDDPLCSNRGVVLPVLSNQKMNAYLKEIATLCGISKTLTFHIARHTFATTVTLSNKVPIETVSKMLGHRSLKQTMIYAKILDVKISEDMKALKDKLREV from the coding sequence ATGTTGGAAAACAGTTTCGGTATGTTGTTTTATTTAAAACACGCCAAAAATCAAAAAGATGGTTTACGTTATGTTTACCTTCGAATCACAGTCGATGGAAAATCGGCAGAATTATCTACAAAGCAGCTTTGGAGCCCTTCGAGCTGGAGTATTGACGCCGGACGTGCAATTGGCAACAAAGAGGATTCAAGAACGCTCAACGCGTATTTGGATACTCTGAGCTCCAAAGTTTTTCAGGCAAAGAAAATGCTTATCGAAGATGACAAAGAATTATCTGCCGAGGCTTTAAAAAATATTCTTTTAGGAAAGAGCACGGAGACAAGAACAATTCTGGAGGTTTTCCAGTATCACAACGAGCAGATGGAGGCGCTCGTAGGAAAAGAATTTGCTCCACTTACACTAAGCAGATACAAAACTGCGCTGGAACACACGCGCTCATTTATTCAATGGAAGTACAAAATGGATGACCGGCAGATCCGCGACCTTGATTTTGAATTCATCTCTGAATTTTCTTTCTGGCTTCGCAGCGCACGTGGTTGTAATCACAATTCAGCCATCAAGTACATGTCTAACCTGAAAAAGATTGTGCTCATCTGTGTTAATAACAAATGGCTGAAAAAAGATCCATTTCAGGGATTCAAACTGACTAAAAAGGAAGTTGTAAAAAATCCGTTATCTCGTGCAGAGCTAAAACGACTTACAGATAAAGAATTTGACATGGATCGCCTTAGCAACGTGCGTGACATCTTTCTTTTCTGCTGTTATACCGGCCTTGCCTATGTTGATGTAAAGCAGTTAAAGCGCAGCGATATCGTTACCGGAATGGATGGGGATCTTTGGATCGATACCACCAGACAGAAAACCGATGCGGCTACTAGGATTCCACTACTTCCAACGGCGTTGGAAATAATGAAAAGGTACGAGGATGATCCTTTATGCAGTAACCGGGGTGTTGTGCTTCCGGTTTTAAGCAACCAGAAGATGAATGCTTATCTGAAAGAGATTGCTACTTTGTGCGGGATTTCAAAAACGCTTACTTTCCATATCGCCCGTCACACCTTTGCGACGACAGTCACGCTTAGTAATAAGGTGCCTATTGAAACGGTGTCGAAAATGCTCGGACACCGGTCTTTGAAACAGACGATGATTTATGCTAAAATTCTGGATGTGAAGATTAGTGAGGATATGAAAGCGCTCAAGGATAAGTTAAGAGAAGTTTAA
- a CDS encoding superoxide dismutase, whose product MAFTLDPLPYANNALEPHFDALTMEIHHDRHHQAYVTNLNAAVTGTELEGKTIEEIIANISKAPAPVRNNGGGHWNHTFFWKSLSASGGGEPTGELGKAITAKFGSFSAFKDEFKKASIGRFGSGWAWLIVKADGEIAIVSSPNQDNPLMDIAETKGTPVIGLDVWEHAYYLKYQNKRPDYIDAYWNVVDWKAADALYVAAK is encoded by the coding sequence ATGGCATTTACACTTGATCCCTTACCATACGCAAACAACGCGTTAGAACCGCATTTCGACGCGCTTACAATGGAGATTCATCATGACCGTCACCATCAGGCATATGTTACTAATTTGAACGCAGCTGTAACAGGAACTGAACTGGAAGGTAAAACAATAGAAGAAATTATTGCCAATATCAGCAAAGCACCGGCACCAGTTCGTAACAATGGCGGTGGTCACTGGAACCATACATTTTTCTGGAAATCACTTTCTGCATCAGGTGGAGGAGAGCCAACAGGAGAACTTGGAAAAGCCATCACTGCTAAATTCGGTTCTTTCTCAGCGTTCAAAGATGAATTCAAAAAAGCTTCAATAGGTCGTTTTGGTTCAGGATGGGCATGGCTTATTGTTAAAGCTGATGGAGAAATTGCGATTGTTTCTTCTCCAAATCAGGACAATCCTTTAATGGACATCGCTGAAACAAAAGGTACACCAGTTATTGGTTTGGACGTGTGGGAACACGCATATTACCTGAAATATCAAAATAAACGTCCTGATTATATTGATGCTTACTGGAACGTAGTGGATTGGAAAGCCGCTGACGCTCTTTACGTTGCAGCAAAATAA
- a CDS encoding nucleoside deaminase, with protein sequence MTSDFLDNYFMAEALRMAQIAYEEGEIPVGAIVVIGQRIIGKGYNQTERLKDVTAHAEMLAITAASEYLGGKYLQDCTLYVTLEPCVMCAGALYWAQMKRVVFGAMDEKRGFSKVGKNVLHPKTQLKTGILADESQTLLLKFFKGLRT encoded by the coding sequence ATGACTTCGGATTTTCTGGATAACTACTTCATGGCAGAAGCCCTACGAATGGCTCAAATAGCCTATGAAGAGGGAGAGATACCCGTTGGCGCAATTGTTGTAATTGGACAAAGGATCATCGGAAAAGGGTATAATCAAACCGAACGACTAAAAGATGTGACGGCGCATGCTGAAATGCTTGCCATAACCGCAGCCTCTGAATATCTGGGTGGAAAGTATCTTCAGGATTGTACGCTTTATGTAACCTTGGAACCTTGCGTAATGTGCGCGGGTGCGTTATACTGGGCACAAATGAAGCGTGTTGTGTTTGGTGCAATGGATGAGAAAAGAGGATTTTCAAAAGTGGGAAAGAACGTTTTACATCCTAAAACACAATTGAAAACGGGCATTTTGGCAGACGAATCCCAGACATTGTTACTCAAATTTTTTAAGGGTTTAAGAACATAA
- a CDS encoding T9SS type A sorting domain-containing protein has product ACTAPAAPVVVSPVNYTVGQTPAALSATALAGNTLKWWGNDASGGTSSSATPTPSTATAGTVIYYVSQVTTATGCESPRAMILVTVNACTTAAPTVSNVTYCLSETPVALTATGTALKWYSVATGGTALASAPIPVTTTAGTTSYYVSQTLNGCEGIRAKIDVIVNPLTPAPTVTALVTYCLSETPSALTATGTGLKWYTVATGGTALAAAPTPVTTTAGTISYYVSQTINGCEGTRAKIDVTVNPQTAAPTVTATIKYCFNATTTALTATGTTLQWYTAATGGTALSAAPTPSATTAGTTSYYVSQTLNGCEGTRAKIDVIISPQVAAPAITTSALEYCQSVKAPALSATPLAGATLNWYGTNATGGTASAAAPVPSTDTEGTVTYYVGQTDANGCTSARAAISVKTNVTPKPTLATSSVAYCQNEVAPALVATGTNLKWYLTIDDTSPRTTALIPYTAKVDDYSFYVTQTGTNNCESAKAEIKVHIKPLPSATISGNSSIPLGGTANVTINFTGDAPWSYILSNGSSATTSSATLSIPVSPTVTTTYVVTEVSNSCGKGIINGSALVTVQIPTLTIGVPSVSESCAGKTFTVQFQQSGSFPDGSTMKAQISTVNETSKFISIPSVISGNVITATIPDTTVKGTYYIRIANIGKDGSLIAAGNVSSGQITVNPLPVATISGATTIYMGATTNLKVDLTGNAPWTFSLNNGLTDSLVSTSVNPIIVKVIPKATTTYTISKVSNQCGTGRGAGSARIQVDPVLGTEPPVVSGDWLKIYPTLVDSKCTVEITSAVSAKEAEVEILDLNGRSLYKRSINQKITEVDFSQRPAGLYLLKVQNGKYNSVQRILKP; this is encoded by the coding sequence CTGCTTGTACTGCACCTGCTGCGCCGGTTGTTGTTTCACCAGTAAATTATACAGTTGGTCAAACGCCTGCTGCTTTATCAGCTACTGCTTTGGCAGGGAATACTTTAAAATGGTGGGGAAATGATGCTTCTGGCGGAACATCTTCATCAGCAACACCGACACCATCAACGGCTACTGCCGGAACTGTCATTTATTATGTTAGTCAGGTTACTACCGCTACTGGCTGTGAAAGTCCACGTGCTATGATTTTAGTAACAGTTAATGCTTGTACAACAGCAGCTCCAACAGTTAGCAACGTCACTTATTGTTTATCTGAAACGCCAGTAGCTTTAACTGCAACTGGAACAGCGTTAAAATGGTATTCCGTTGCGACAGGAGGAACAGCACTTGCTTCGGCTCCAATTCCTGTAACTACAACCGCTGGAACAACTTCGTATTATGTAAGCCAAACACTAAATGGCTGTGAGGGCATTCGTGCAAAAATTGATGTGATAGTAAATCCTTTGACACCTGCACCAACAGTCACAGCATTAGTAACCTATTGTCTTTCTGAAACGCCTTCTGCTTTGACAGCAACAGGAACTGGTTTAAAATGGTATACGGTTGCAACAGGTGGAACAGCCTTAGCTGCTGCCCCCACCCCTGTAACAACCACTGCCGGAACAATTTCTTATTATGTTAGTCAAACTATAAATGGTTGTGAGGGGACACGCGCGAAAATTGATGTAACAGTAAATCCCCAAACGGCTGCACCTACTGTTACGGCTACGATAAAGTATTGTTTTAATGCTACGACAACAGCTTTAACAGCAACCGGAACTACACTGCAATGGTACACAGCAGCAACGGGCGGGACTGCATTGTCCGCAGCACCTACGCCTTCTGCTACAACTGCCGGAACAACTTCATATTATGTAAGTCAGACTTTAAATGGTTGTGAAGGAACGCGTGCTAAAATAGATGTAATTATTAGTCCGCAAGTTGCCGCTCCTGCAATTACTACAAGTGCTTTGGAATATTGCCAATCCGTAAAAGCACCAGCATTGTCTGCTACGCCGCTGGCAGGTGCAACTCTGAATTGGTATGGTACAAATGCAACTGGCGGCACTGCTTCTGCTGCTGCTCCGGTACCTTCAACTGATACAGAAGGGACTGTTACTTATTACGTTGGACAAACCGATGCAAATGGTTGTACGAGTGCAAGAGCTGCTATTTCTGTAAAAACGAATGTAACTCCAAAACCAACTTTGGCAACTTCATCAGTAGCCTATTGTCAGAATGAAGTTGCACCTGCGCTTGTAGCTACCGGAACAAATCTTAAATGGTATCTGACAATAGACGATACCAGTCCCCGGACAACAGCGTTGATACCATATACTGCAAAAGTGGATGATTATTCATTTTACGTTACCCAAACCGGAACAAATAATTGCGAGAGTGCAAAAGCTGAAATAAAGGTTCATATCAAACCACTTCCTTCGGCTACGATTTCGGGAAATTCTTCTATTCCATTAGGCGGAACTGCTAATGTTACAATTAACTTTACCGGTGACGCACCGTGGTCTTATATTTTATCAAACGGATCTTCTGCAACGACAAGCAGTGCAACACTATCAATTCCGGTAAGCCCTACGGTGACAACAACTTATGTGGTTACCGAGGTTTCTAATTCTTGTGGAAAAGGTATCATAAACGGAAGTGCACTGGTAACGGTACAAATACCAACTTTGACCATTGGTGTACCTTCGGTATCAGAATCTTGTGCTGGTAAAACTTTTACAGTTCAATTCCAGCAGTCAGGTTCTTTTCCTGATGGTAGTACAATGAAAGCGCAGATTTCAACCGTGAATGAAACAAGCAAATTTATTTCAATTCCATCGGTGATTAGTGGAAATGTAATTACTGCGACCATACCGGATACAACTGTGAAGGGTACTTACTATATCCGTATTGCCAATATTGGAAAAGATGGATCTTTGATTGCAGCTGGAAATGTGAGTTCAGGACAGATCACCGTGAATCCATTACCGGTAGCAACGATATCGGGTGCAACCACTATTTATATGGGTGCAACGACCAACCTGAAAGTAGATTTGACAGGAAATGCTCCATGGACTTTTAGTTTAAACAATGGCCTTACGGATTCACTTGTATCAACTAGTGTTAATCCAATCATCGTGAAGGTAATACCGAAAGCCACTACGACTTACACCATATCCAAGGTTTCAAATCAGTGCGGTACGGGAAGAGGGGCTGGAAGTGCCAGAATTCAGGTAGACCCGGTTTTAGGTACCGAACCACCTGTTGTATCCGGCGACTGGCTGAAAATTTATCCAACTTTGGTCGATTCAAAATGTACAGTCGAAATAACATCAGCTGTTTCAGCAAAAGAAGCAGAGGTGGAAATCCTGGATTTAAATGGTCGGTCTCTGTATAAAAGATCAATAAATCAGAAAATAACAGAGGTTGATTTTTCACAAAGACCGGCTGGTTTGTATTTACTGAAAGTTCAAAACGGCAAATACAATTCTGTGCAGAGAATACTGAAACCTTAG
- a CDS encoding immunoglobulin domain-containing protein: MKKTFIRKGIFACIAAIVGIASSFAQTAITTGAITPTSMCVGSSVTIAYTTTGTVAAGTIFSAELSDETGVFPASPNVIGTGTASPLSGVIPAGSVAGAAYKIRVTTSTPAVIGDPSAAFTVNAIPGAPTVTSPVNYSVGDPATALPSSAGYLWYDAASGGTGSATAPTPSTATAGTKSYFVSQKVGDCEGLRSEIVVNVACTAPAAPVVVSPVNYTVGQTPAALSATALAGNTLKWWGNDASGGTSSSATPTPSTATAGTVIYYVSQVTAAGCESPRAAISVVVSACTAPAAPVVV, encoded by the coding sequence ATGAAAAAAACATTTATTAGAAAAGGAATTTTTGCATGCATTGCCGCTATCGTTGGGATAGCTTCTTCATTTGCTCAGACAGCTATAACCACAGGAGCCATTACACCCACATCAATGTGCGTTGGAAGTTCTGTGACAATTGCTTACACAACAACGGGAACTGTTGCTGCGGGGACTATTTTTTCAGCTGAATTATCTGATGAAACCGGAGTATTTCCTGCATCGCCAAATGTCATTGGAACTGGAACAGCGTCACCTTTGAGTGGTGTTATTCCAGCGGGTTCTGTTGCGGGAGCAGCTTATAAAATCAGGGTAACTACGAGCACACCAGCTGTTATTGGTGATCCTAGTGCTGCCTTTACTGTTAATGCAATTCCAGGAGCTCCGACAGTAACCAGTCCGGTTAATTATTCAGTTGGTGATCCTGCAACTGCTTTGCCATCGTCTGCTGGTTATTTATGGTACGATGCAGCATCTGGCGGAACCGGATCAGCAACAGCACCAACACCATCCACGGCTACTGCCGGAACGAAATCTTATTTTGTAAGTCAGAAAGTTGGGGATTGTGAGGGGCTTAGATCGGAAATAGTTGTTAATGTTGCTTGTACTGCACCTGCTGCGCCGGTTGTTGTTTCACCAGTAAATTATACAGTTGGTCAAACGCCTGCTGCTTTATCAGCTACTGCTTTGGCAGGGAATACTTTAAAATGGTGGGGAAATGATGCATCTGGCGGAACATCTTCATCAGCAACACCGACACCATCCACGGCTACTGCCGGAACTGTCATTTATTATGTAAGCCAGGTAACTGCTGCGGGTTGTGAAAGTCCCCGTGCTGCAATCAGTGTTGTGGTATCTGCTTGTACTGCACCTGCTGCGCCGGTTGTTGTTT
- a CDS encoding glycoside hydrolase family 3 N-terminal domain-containing protein — translation MEKRLGSRIRVVASILILVFFGSVSVAWKLIQTRETYAEIEKPVLEKKQVKAPRRRAEPVIVLPENQWVDSTLKSLSLEEKIGQLFMVATFSNREEANTRYIDRLIDDFHLGGLIFFQGGPVRQAQLTNHYQAHSKVPLFIGIDGEWGLGMRLDSTISFPKQMVLGAIQDDELIYKMGSDIARQCRRLGIQINFAPVSDINSNPKNPVIGIRSFGEDRENVTRKAVAYMKGLQHNGIIATAKHFPGHGDTDADSHFTLPVLTHSVEQLNNIDLYPYRQLIADSLMGVLSGHLFIPSLDNSPQLASSLSEKVITGLLKNQMGFRGLVFTDAMNMRGVLKTGRAAEVNLKALMAGNDVLLYPENVAETITKIKDALNQGTITQKFLDDKVKRILQAKYWSGLGQYKPIDINNLYSDLNREDSKELYRELSEASVTVVRNDNNILPITSIMAQTMASVLIGEGSTSVFQKMLSTYKPMRPYTFLSDPSQEEILQMLSYLQPYETVVVGVTGISSNAKYNYGISTGTAEFVKQLKQSGKKVILCLFGSPYSIQFFPETDALICANQDGSDQQEIVPQIIFGALASKGKLPVSVLSYKAGDGMETESLNRISFGTPESVGMNAAMLQKIDGIANTAIMDHVFPGCQVVVARRGKIVYDKSFGGLNYRTPERVTSETIYDVASVTKVAATLQSVMLLYDRKLIDLDEKASHYLPELIGSNKQNFTIRDLLMHRSGLVSFYPTLWDRTKTSAGGLLPEYYSSKPDSIYNLQVAPKLFAKPTLRDSVWKWVVKSPLNNTKDKAGKYAYLYSDLGFLTLQKVIEKVTGQPLNIFVAANIYEPLGLPYTGFNPLQRFPEKQIAPTEQDYRFRSQLIQGTVHDQMGAVQGGVSGHAGLFSTATDLAVLMQMNLWKGNYGGRQFFAPGTVPLFSRMYDEAHHRGLGWDKAPSDGNSAYVSAQASVNSFGHTGFTGAIVWMDPDEDLLFVFLSNRIHPDAENNSITSQRTRRKIHDVVYMSLLERKSILR, via the coding sequence ATGGAAAAAAGGTTGGGAAGCCGTATTCGGGTAGTTGCAAGTATTTTGATTTTGGTCTTTTTTGGTTCAGTATCCGTTGCCTGGAAATTAATCCAGACCAGAGAAACTTATGCCGAAATCGAAAAACCTGTTTTGGAAAAGAAACAGGTTAAAGCTCCACGAAGACGCGCGGAGCCTGTTATTGTTTTACCCGAAAATCAATGGGTTGACAGTACACTGAAATCGCTTTCACTGGAAGAAAAAATCGGGCAGCTCTTTATGGTCGCGACTTTTTCAAACAGGGAAGAAGCAAATACACGTTATATTGACAGGCTGATTGACGATTTCCATTTAGGGGGCTTGATCTTTTTTCAGGGCGGTCCGGTTCGTCAGGCTCAACTTACAAATCATTATCAGGCACATTCAAAAGTTCCGCTTTTCATTGGAATTGATGGTGAATGGGGTTTGGGAATGCGTTTGGATAGTACGATTTCTTTTCCAAAACAAATGGTTTTAGGAGCCATTCAGGATGATGAACTGATTTATAAAATGGGCAGCGATATTGCCAGACAATGTCGCCGTCTCGGAATTCAAATCAACTTTGCTCCTGTTTCTGATATCAACAGCAATCCAAAAAATCCGGTGATCGGGATACGTTCTTTTGGTGAAGACCGGGAAAACGTGACGCGGAAAGCCGTTGCTTATATGAAAGGCTTGCAGCATAACGGCATTATTGCTACTGCAAAACATTTTCCTGGCCATGGCGATACGGACGCTGATTCTCATTTTACATTACCCGTTTTGACACATTCGGTTGAGCAACTGAATAATATTGATCTTTATCCTTATCGTCAGCTTATTGCTGATAGTTTGATGGGTGTTTTGAGCGGCCATTTGTTTATTCCTTCTCTGGATAATTCACCGCAGCTTGCGAGTTCGCTTTCTGAAAAAGTGATAACTGGTTTGTTGAAAAACCAGATGGGATTCCGCGGACTGGTTTTTACAGATGCGATGAACATGCGTGGTGTTTTGAAAACAGGCCGGGCGGCGGAGGTAAATCTAAAAGCACTGATGGCTGGTAACGACGTTTTGTTATATCCTGAAAATGTAGCGGAAACAATTACCAAAATAAAAGACGCACTTAATCAGGGAACGATCACTCAGAAATTTCTGGATGATAAGGTAAAACGGATTTTGCAGGCTAAATACTGGTCTGGTTTAGGTCAATATAAACCGATTGATATCAATAATCTGTATTCTGACCTCAATAGAGAAGATAGTAAGGAATTGTATCGTGAATTGTCAGAAGCTTCGGTTACTGTGGTTCGAAATGATAACAATATTTTACCGATCACATCCATCATGGCGCAAACAATGGCGTCTGTTTTGATAGGTGAAGGAAGTACTTCTGTTTTCCAGAAAATGCTGTCAACGTATAAGCCTATGAGGCCTTATACTTTTCTGTCAGATCCTTCTCAGGAAGAGATTTTACAGATGCTTAGTTATCTGCAGCCTTACGAAACTGTGGTGGTTGGTGTAACAGGGATTTCATCTAATGCAAAATATAATTACGGCATTTCGACCGGTACTGCGGAGTTTGTAAAACAATTAAAGCAAAGCGGCAAAAAAGTTATTTTGTGTTTGTTTGGCAGTCCATATAGTATCCAGTTTTTCCCTGAAACAGACGCATTGATCTGTGCAAATCAGGATGGCTCGGACCAACAGGAAATTGTTCCGCAGATTATTTTTGGCGCATTGGCTTCCAAAGGGAAACTGCCGGTTTCTGTACTTTCTTACAAAGCAGGTGATGGTATGGAGACAGAAAGTTTAAATCGCATCAGTTTCGGTACACCGGAAAGTGTGGGGATGAATGCAGCTATGTTACAAAAAATTGATGGCATTGCTAATACTGCCATAATGGATCATGTATTTCCCGGCTGCCAGGTTGTAGTCGCACGCAGAGGAAAAATTGTTTATGATAAATCTTTTGGCGGATTAAACTACCGCACGCCTGAACGGGTAACTTCTGAAACGATTTACGATGTTGCTTCGGTAACAAAAGTTGCGGCAACTTTACAATCCGTAATGCTGCTTTACGACCGCAAATTGATTGATCTGGATGAAAAAGCTTCTCATTATTTGCCAGAACTAATTGGCAGTAATAAACAAAATTTTACCATTCGTGATTTGTTGATGCACCGTTCCGGGTTGGTTTCTTTTTATCCGACATTATGGGACAGGACCAAAACCAGTGCAGGCGGTTTGCTGCCAGAATATTATAGCTCGAAACCTGATAGTATTTACAATCTTCAGGTTGCACCAAAACTTTTTGCGAAACCTACGTTACGTGATTCGGTTTGGAAATGGGTGGTGAAATCTCCGTTAAACAATACAAAAGACAAAGCTGGTAAATACGCGTATTTATACAGTGACCTGGGGTTTTTGACTTTGCAAAAAGTGATTGAAAAAGTGACTGGTCAGCCGTTGAATATTTTTGTAGCTGCCAACATTTATGAACCACTGGGATTGCCGTATACCGGATTTAATCCATTACAGCGCTTTCCTGAAAAACAGATTGCACCAACAGAACAGGATTATCGTTTTCGAAGCCAATTAATTCAGGGAACGGTTCATGATCAGATGGGAGCCGTGCAGGGAGGGGTTTCCGGGCATGCAGGTTTGTTTTCTACTGCAACAGATCTGGCTGTATTGATGCAAATGAATTTATGGAAAGGTAATTATGGGGGCAGACAGTTTTTTGCTCCGGGTACTGTTCCGCTTTTTTCAAGAATGTATGATGAGGCTCATCACAGAGGTTTGGGATGGGATAAAGCACCTTCTGACGGAAACAGTGCCTATGTTTCTGCTCAGGCATCCGTAAATTCTTTTGGCCATACCGGATTTACAGGCGCGATTGTCTGGATGGATCCGGATGAAGATCTGCTCTTTGTATTTTTATCAAACCGTATTCATCCCGATGCTGAAAACAACAGTATTACTTCGCAGCGCACCCGCAGAAAAATTCACGATGTAGTATATATGTCACTTCTGGAACGTAAAAGCATTCTTCGTTAA
- a CDS encoding ATP-binding cassette domain-containing protein gives MSIQVTNLTKVYGTQRAVDGISFSLKPGEIVGFLGPNGAGKSTTMKILTGYLNSTSGTATVADFDVQQQAMPARRAIGYLPEHNPLYLDMYVREFLLFSGKLYGMRGSALKSRVDEMINLCGLEVEKRKKIGQLSKGYRQRVGLAQSFLHDPAVLILDEPTTGLDPNQIQEIRELIRTAGHNKTVLFSTHIMQEVEALCDRVIIINKGRVVSDSSLETLRQTGKSLEETFRNLTV, from the coding sequence ATGTCAATACAAGTAACGAATCTTACAAAAGTTTACGGAACGCAGCGTGCAGTGGACGGGATTTCTTTTTCCCTGAAACCCGGAGAAATTGTAGGTTTTCTTGGGCCAAACGGTGCAGGGAAATCAACAACGATGAAGATTCTTACCGGTTATCTTAATTCCACTTCGGGAACAGCAACGGTTGCCGATTTTGATGTGCAGCAACAAGCCATGCCCGCGCGCCGGGCTATTGGATATTTGCCCGAGCATAATCCACTATATCTGGATATGTACGTCCGGGAATTTCTGCTTTTTTCGGGAAAACTTTATGGCATGCGTGGTTCGGCCTTGAAATCACGTGTGGATGAGATGATCAATCTTTGCGGGCTGGAAGTTGAAAAACGAAAAAAAATCGGGCAGCTTTCCAAAGGATATCGTCAGCGTGTTGGCTTGGCCCAATCTTTCCTGCACGATCCGGCGGTACTTATTCTGGATGAACCAACCACAGGTCTGGACCCAAACCAGATCCAGGAAATCAGAGAATTGATCCGCACTGCAGGGCATAATAAAACCGTCCTTTTTTCAACCCATATTATGCAGGAAGTGGAAGCCTTATGCGACCGTGTCATTATCATAAATAAAGGCCGAGTTGTGAGTGACAGTTCTCTTGAAACACTAAGACAAACAGGAAAGTCACTTGAAGAGACTTTTAGAAATTTAACCGTCTGA